The following are encoded in a window of Lacinutrix sp. WUR7 genomic DNA:
- a CDS encoding substrate-binding domain-containing protein has protein sequence MKTQNLQTVLKKMYLPILVIALFFNFSSCVEQTDATKTTVNSGEDTGEIVQSDIDLTGKKIGYCSPSLNAPYYQALLQSIQSSTEKNGMIFYAADGQDDINKQIAAVEDLITKGIDALLLNPKDPDALVGVTKLAKAAGIPVFIIDSSIDPSAEYVTTIQSNNLANGELAGEWLVKKMGNKVMNIALLSGNAGNPVGRTRKQGLLQGITEEQLRTQGKIDLNVKTQAYTEWSYAGGLKAMEDILVAHPDINVVITESDVCVLGAIKAIAQAGKTDDILIVAGADGQKEAIKYIMDTDFYGCTAMNSPVQIGKNAVEYAIQYMNGKRDFKKTSFTAPLLITKENAAKYYNPKALF, from the coding sequence ATGAAAACTCAAAACTTACAAACCGTTTTAAAGAAGATGTATTTGCCAATACTGGTAATTGCATTGTTTTTTAATTTCTCTAGTTGTGTGGAACAAACAGATGCAACAAAAACAACAGTAAATAGCGGAGAGGATACAGGAGAAATTGTCCAAAGTGATATAGATCTTACAGGTAAAAAAATTGGTTATTGTTCACCTTCATTAAATGCACCATATTATCAAGCATTATTGCAAAGTATTCAATCTAGTACAGAAAAAAATGGAATGATATTTTACGCCGCAGACGGACAAGATGATATTAACAAACAAATAGCAGCTGTAGAAGATTTAATAACCAAAGGAATAGATGCTTTATTATTGAATCCTAAAGATCCTGATGCTTTAGTAGGTGTTACAAAACTAGCTAAAGCGGCAGGTATTCCAGTTTTTATTATTGATAGTTCTATCGATCCTTCTGCAGAATATGTAACAACTATTCAATCTAATAATCTTGCAAATGGCGAATTAGCTGGAGAATGGTTAGTCAAAAAAATGGGAAATAAAGTAATGAATATTGCACTATTAAGTGGTAATGCAGGAAATCCTGTAGGAAGAACTAGAAAACAAGGTTTATTGCAGGGAATTACCGAAGAGCAATTACGTACACAAGGTAAGATTGATTTAAATGTAAAAACACAAGCATATACAGAATGGTCTTATGCAGGAGGTTTAAAAGCGATGGAAGATATTTTAGTTGCACATCCAGACATTAACGTAGTCATTACAGAGTCGGACGTTTGTGTATTAGGAGCTATCAAAGCCATTGCACAGGCAGGAAAAACAGACGACATTTTAATTGTTGCTGGAGCAGATGGACAAAAAGAAGCTATTAAGTACATTATGGATACCGATTTTTACGGTTGTACCGCGATGAATAGTCCAGTACAAATTGGTAAAAATGCTGTAGAATATGCAATTCAATATATGAATGGTAAAAGAGATTTTAAGAAAACATCTTTTACCGCACCATTATTAATTACCAAAGAAAATGCTGCAAAGTACTATAATCCTAAAGCATTGTTTTAA
- a CDS encoding NUDIX domain-containing protein, with protein sequence MEAEKILNISVDCVVFGFDINTKSLNVLLIKRFLESENKKEILVDDYVLTGYHVYKEETLDETATRVLKELTGLTNQYKKQFKAFGDPDRLMNPKDIIWIEKEAFHLRTTTIAYYFLLKTEDVDLNNSKKQAKWFPVNDLPELGFDHENIILEAYEDLKIKCLSEPIIFKLLPDKFTINEVQDVYQSILGIEIDNRNFRRKLINKKYIIALDEKQVGVSKKPAQLYMFSKDIYDKMFQKNYLISI encoded by the coding sequence ATGGAAGCTGAAAAAATATTAAATATATCTGTGGATTGTGTCGTTTTTGGATTTGACATAAACACCAAATCTTTAAATGTTTTATTAATAAAACGTTTTTTAGAATCGGAAAACAAAAAAGAGATTTTAGTAGACGATTATGTTCTTACAGGATATCATGTATATAAAGAAGAAACTTTAGACGAAACAGCTACTAGAGTATTAAAAGAATTAACTGGTTTAACGAATCAATATAAAAAACAATTTAAAGCATTTGGTGATCCAGATCGATTGATGAATCCTAAAGATATTATTTGGATAGAAAAGGAAGCGTTTCATTTAAGAACGACAACTATAGCTTATTACTTTCTTTTAAAAACAGAAGATGTGGATTTAAATAACAGCAAAAAACAAGCAAAATGGTTTCCTGTTAATGATTTACCAGAATTAGGTTTTGATCATGAAAATATCATATTAGAAGCCTATGAAGATTTAAAAATAAAATGTTTGTCGGAACCAATCATTTTTAAATTACTTCCAGATAAGTTCACCATAAACGAGGTACAAGATGTATATCAATCTATTCTTGGAATAGAAATAGACAATAGAAATTTTAGAAGAAAATTAATAAACAAAAAATACATTATTGCACTAGACGAAAAACAAGTTGGTGTATCCAAAAAACCTGCACAACTGTATATGTTTAGCAAAGATATTTATGATAAAATGTTTCAGAAAAACTATTTAATAAGCATATAG